The Burkholderia cepacia genome includes a region encoding these proteins:
- a CDS encoding APC family permease, translating to MKSSIQRNIGPFALMLTGLGSIIGSGWLFGAWKAAKIAGPAAICAWIIGAVVILAIALTYAELGAMFPESGGMVRYARYSHGSLVGFISAWANWIAIVSVIPIEAEASIQYMSTWPYPWAHALFVNGELTTPGLLLSAVLVVIYFMLNYWGVKAFARANTTITIFKFLIPGLTILGLMLTSYHPENLGTASNASFAPYGWSAVLTAVATSGIVFAFNGFQSPVNLAGEARNPSRSVPFAVITSILIALVIYVLLQMAYIGSVNPADVAQGWSHFNFKSPFAELAIALNLNWLAILLYVDAFVSPSGTGTTYMATTTRMIYAMERNNTMPKMFGNVHPLYGVPRQAMWFNLLVSFIFLFFFRGWSSLAAVISVATVISYLTGPISLMALRRAATDIERPLSIPLMKLIAPFAFVCASLILYWAKWPLTGEIILLMIVALPVYFYFQAKSGWTGWGADLKAAWWLVAYLPTMAVLSLIGSKEFGGYGVLPYGWDMLVVAAISLVFYFWGVNTGYRTKYLDERESHDEILEGVGA from the coding sequence GTGAAGAGTTCTATTCAACGGAACATCGGCCCGTTTGCATTGATGCTGACGGGGCTGGGTTCGATTATCGGCTCGGGCTGGCTGTTCGGCGCCTGGAAGGCCGCCAAGATCGCCGGTCCGGCGGCGATCTGCGCATGGATCATCGGCGCGGTCGTGATTCTCGCGATTGCACTGACGTACGCGGAACTGGGTGCGATGTTCCCCGAGTCGGGCGGCATGGTGCGCTACGCGCGCTACTCGCATGGCTCGCTGGTCGGCTTCATCAGCGCGTGGGCGAACTGGATCGCGATCGTATCCGTGATCCCGATCGAGGCTGAAGCGTCGATCCAGTACATGAGCACGTGGCCGTATCCGTGGGCGCATGCGCTGTTCGTGAACGGCGAGCTGACGACACCCGGCCTGCTGCTGTCGGCCGTGCTGGTCGTCATCTACTTCATGCTGAACTACTGGGGCGTGAAGGCGTTTGCCCGGGCGAACACCACGATCACGATCTTCAAGTTCCTGATCCCCGGCCTCACGATCCTCGGCCTGATGCTGACGAGCTACCATCCGGAAAACCTCGGCACCGCATCCAACGCAAGCTTTGCGCCGTACGGCTGGTCGGCGGTGCTGACCGCGGTCGCGACGAGCGGCATCGTGTTCGCGTTCAACGGTTTCCAGAGCCCGGTGAACCTCGCGGGCGAAGCGCGCAACCCGTCGCGCAGCGTGCCGTTCGCGGTGATCACGTCGATCCTGATCGCGCTCGTGATCTACGTACTGCTGCAGATGGCGTACATCGGCTCGGTGAATCCGGCTGACGTCGCGCAGGGCTGGTCGCACTTCAACTTCAAGTCGCCGTTCGCCGAACTGGCGATCGCGCTGAACCTGAACTGGCTCGCGATCCTGCTGTACGTCGACGCGTTCGTCAGCCCGAGCGGCACCGGCACGACGTACATGGCGACCACCACCCGCATGATCTACGCGATGGAGCGCAACAACACGATGCCGAAGATGTTCGGCAACGTGCACCCGCTCTACGGCGTGCCGCGCCAGGCGATGTGGTTCAACCTGCTGGTCTCGTTCATCTTCCTGTTCTTCTTCCGCGGCTGGAGCTCGCTCGCGGCGGTGATCTCGGTCGCGACGGTGATCTCGTACCTGACCGGCCCGATCAGCCTGATGGCGCTGCGCCGCGCGGCGACCGACATCGAGCGTCCGCTGTCGATTCCGCTGATGAAGCTGATCGCGCCGTTCGCGTTCGTCTGCGCGTCGCTGATCCTCTACTGGGCGAAGTGGCCGCTGACGGGCGAGATCATCCTGCTGATGATCGTCGCGCTGCCGGTGTACTTCTACTTCCAGGCGAAGTCGGGCTGGACCGGCTGGGGTGCCGACCTGAAGGCCGCATGGTGGCTGGTCGCGTACCTGCCGACGATGGCCGTGCTGTCGCTGATCGGCAGCAAGGAATTCGGCGGTTACGGCGTGCTGCCGTACGGCTGGGACATGCTGGTCGTCGCGGCAATCTCGCTGGTGTTCTACTTCTGGGGCGTGAATACCGGCTACCGGACCAAGTATCTCGACGAGCGTGAATCGCACGACGAGATCCTCGAGGGTGTCGGTGCCTGA
- a CDS encoding IS110 family transposase — protein MNVTTIGIDLAKDIFQVHGVNEHGKPILRKQLKRHQIVAFFANLPGCLIGMEACASAHFWARKLQTLGHTVRLMAPQFVKPYVKTNKNDVADAEAICEAVARPNMRFVPIKNVDQQAVLALHRARQGFVRARTAQANQIRGLLGEFGLVMPRGITSIAQHVPQLIEDASNELPGSFRLLIQRLTDHLKELDRQVAEIETQIKAWHHASDASRRLAEIPGIGPITASALVASIGDGKCFSNARQLAAWLGLVPRQHSSGGRPTLLGISKHGDTYLRTLMVHGARAVVRYCANKDDAFSGWLHRLLTRRHKNVAVVAVANRNARIAWALLTQGTAFRSDYAPSVAAA, from the coding sequence ATGAACGTTACTACGATCGGCATTGACCTCGCCAAGGACATCTTCCAGGTCCACGGTGTGAACGAGCACGGCAAGCCGATATTGAGGAAGCAACTGAAACGGCACCAGATAGTCGCGTTCTTTGCGAACCTTCCAGGGTGCCTCATCGGCATGGAAGCCTGCGCCAGCGCCCACTTCTGGGCACGCAAGCTGCAGACGCTCGGCCATACGGTGAGGCTCATGGCTCCCCAGTTCGTTAAACCCTATGTGAAGACGAACAAGAACGACGTTGCCGATGCCGAAGCGATCTGCGAAGCGGTGGCGCGACCCAACATGCGGTTTGTGCCCATCAAGAACGTCGATCAACAGGCGGTTCTTGCATTGCACCGAGCCCGCCAAGGGTTCGTTCGGGCGCGTACCGCGCAGGCCAATCAGATCCGCGGGCTGCTGGGGGAATTCGGTTTGGTGATGCCGCGGGGGATCACCAGCATTGCCCAGCACGTACCTCAGCTCATCGAAGACGCCAGCAATGAACTGCCGGGGTCATTCCGTCTGTTGATACAGCGCTTGACGGACCACTTGAAGGAGCTTGACCGGCAGGTCGCAGAGATCGAGACGCAGATCAAGGCGTGGCATCACGCGAGCGACGCCAGTCGCCGACTGGCAGAGATTCCCGGCATCGGCCCGATTACGGCCAGCGCTCTGGTTGCCTCGATCGGCGACGGCAAGTGCTTCAGCAATGCCCGGCAACTGGCGGCGTGGTTAGGTCTGGTACCCAGACAGCATTCGAGCGGAGGCAGGCCGACGCTGCTGGGTATCAGCAAGCACGGCGATACCTACCTGCGGACACTGATGGTGCACGGCGCGCGGGCTGTCGTTCGCTATTGCGCCAACAAGGACGATGCGTTCTCGGGCTGGCTTCATCGCTTGCTCACGCGCCGGCACAAGAACGTCGCCGTGGTGGCAGTGGCGAATAGGAACGCCCGGATTGCCTGGGCGCTGCTCACGCAAGGCACTGCGTTCCGATCGGATTACGCGCCGTCCGTGGCCGCTGCGTAA
- a CDS encoding DODA-type extradiol aromatic ring-opening family dioxygenase, which yields MNRLPSLYLSHGAPTLPIDPTLPSGAFTHLGAELPRPRAVLMLSAHWGTQRPVASVAAHPETIHDFYGFPQALYDIRYPAPGAPDVAERAAGLLNAAGIATATTEHGLDHGAWVPMLLMFPEADVPVAQLSIQPRADAAHHFALGRALRPLRDEGVMVIGSGQITHNLRAADFGAAPEDADPRVAEFTDWFEAKLAARDVDALLDYRRQAPHAALMHPTDEHLLPVFTALGAADDDYQLGIQSLGTYQRVLAMTNYVFAGAND from the coding sequence ATGAACCGCTTGCCTTCGCTCTACCTGTCCCACGGCGCCCCGACGCTGCCGATCGACCCGACGCTGCCGTCCGGCGCGTTCACCCACCTTGGCGCCGAATTGCCGCGCCCGCGCGCGGTGCTGATGCTGTCCGCGCACTGGGGCACGCAGCGGCCCGTCGCCAGTGTCGCCGCGCATCCTGAAACGATCCACGACTTCTACGGCTTTCCGCAGGCGCTGTACGACATCCGCTACCCGGCGCCCGGCGCGCCCGACGTCGCCGAGCGCGCGGCCGGACTGCTGAACGCGGCCGGCATCGCCACCGCCACGACCGAGCACGGCCTCGACCACGGCGCGTGGGTACCGATGCTGCTGATGTTCCCGGAAGCCGACGTACCGGTGGCGCAGTTGTCGATCCAGCCGCGCGCGGATGCGGCGCACCACTTCGCGCTCGGCCGCGCGCTGCGACCGCTGCGCGACGAAGGCGTGATGGTGATCGGCTCCGGCCAGATCACGCACAACCTGCGCGCCGCCGATTTCGGCGCGGCACCGGAGGATGCGGACCCGCGCGTCGCGGAATTCACCGACTGGTTCGAGGCCAAGCTGGCCGCGCGCGACGTCGACGCGCTGCTCGACTACCGCCGGCAGGCACCGCACGCCGCGCTGATGCATCCGACCGACGAGCATCTGCTGCCGGTGTTCACGGCACTCGGCGCGGCGGACGACGACTACCAGCTCGGTATCCAGTCGCTCGGCACCTACCAGCGCGTGCTCGCGATGACGAACTACGTGTTCGCCGGCGCGAACGACTGA
- a CDS encoding UbiX family flavin prenyltransferase, which produces MEPRSAPPRRLIVAITGATGAIYGVRLLELLRAAGGVETHLLISNAGWLNIQHELKLSKAEVESRADVVHSVRDVGATIASGSFATDGMVIAPCSMKTLASVAHGLSDNLITRAADVTLKERRRLVLMVRETPFNLAHLRNMTAVTEMGGIVFPPLPAFYAMPKSIEELVDQTVTRVLDLFALSAPMTTPWAGIRPAQ; this is translated from the coding sequence ATGGAACCCCGCAGCGCGCCGCCACGCCGGCTGATCGTCGCGATCACCGGCGCCACCGGCGCGATCTACGGCGTACGGCTGCTCGAGCTGCTGCGCGCCGCCGGCGGCGTCGAAACGCACCTGTTGATTTCGAACGCCGGCTGGCTCAACATCCAGCACGAACTGAAGCTGTCGAAGGCCGAGGTCGAAAGCCGTGCGGACGTCGTGCATTCGGTGCGCGACGTCGGCGCGACGATCGCATCGGGGTCGTTCGCGACCGACGGGATGGTGATTGCGCCCTGCTCGATGAAGACGCTCGCGAGCGTCGCGCACGGGCTGTCCGACAATCTGATCACGCGTGCGGCCGACGTCACGTTGAAGGAGCGCCGCCGCCTCGTGCTGATGGTGCGCGAAACGCCGTTCAACCTCGCGCATCTGCGCAACATGACTGCCGTGACCGAAATGGGCGGCATCGTCTTCCCGCCGCTACCCGCGTTCTACGCGATGCCGAAGTCGATCGAGGAGCTCGTCGACCAGACCGTCACGCGCGTGCTCGACCTGTTCGCGCTCAGTGCACCGATGACGACGCCGTGGGCCGGCATCCGGCCGGCGCAGTAA
- the grxD gene encoding Grx4 family monothiol glutaredoxin, translated as MDTQQRIKQIVDENQVVLFMKGNAQFPMCGFSGRAIQVLKACGVDQFKTVNVLEDDEIRQGIKEFSNWPTIPQLYVKGEFIGGSDIMMEMYQSGELQQLFAAA; from the coding sequence ATGGACACCCAACAACGTATCAAGCAAATCGTCGACGAAAACCAGGTCGTGCTCTTCATGAAGGGCAACGCGCAATTCCCGATGTGCGGCTTTTCGGGCCGCGCCATCCAGGTGCTGAAGGCCTGCGGCGTCGATCAGTTCAAGACGGTCAACGTGCTCGAAGACGACGAGATCCGCCAGGGCATCAAGGAATTCTCGAACTGGCCGACCATTCCGCAGCTCTACGTGAAAGGCGAATTCATCGGCGGCTCGGACATCATGATGGAGATGTACCAGTCGGGCGAACTGCAGCAACTGTTCGCCGCCGCGTAA
- the prmC gene encoding peptide chain release factor N(5)-glutamine methyltransferase has product MSATTALDLLRASALDAVDARVLLAHALGWTRTQLITRGDAPLDAAAVERYRTLEARRMAGEPVAQLVGMREFFGRPFDVTPDVLIPRPETELLVEAALDAIDGLPHPAVLDLGTGSGAIAVSLAAERPDARVWALDRSGEALAVARRNAGKLLDAHRPGGPLHWLQSDWYAALDPALAFDTIVSNPPYIAQHDPHLTQGDLRFEPRGALTDDADGLSAIRTIVAGAGTYLKPGGTLWIEHGYDQAAAVRAVLASHGFVAVESLADLAAIERTTGGRLPG; this is encoded by the coding sequence ATGAGCGCCACGACCGCCCTCGACCTGCTGCGCGCGTCCGCGCTCGACGCGGTCGATGCGCGCGTGCTGCTCGCGCACGCGCTTGGCTGGACCCGCACGCAACTGATCACGCGCGGCGACGCGCCGCTCGACGCGGCCGCGGTCGAACGCTACCGCACGCTCGAAGCGCGCCGCATGGCCGGCGAGCCGGTCGCGCAGCTCGTCGGGATGCGCGAGTTCTTCGGCCGGCCGTTCGACGTGACGCCCGACGTGCTGATCCCGCGCCCCGAAACCGAACTGCTCGTCGAAGCCGCACTCGATGCGATCGACGGGCTGCCGCATCCGGCCGTGCTCGATCTCGGCACGGGCAGCGGCGCGATTGCCGTCTCCCTCGCCGCCGAGCGGCCCGATGCTCGCGTGTGGGCGCTCGACCGCTCGGGCGAAGCGCTCGCCGTCGCGCGGCGCAACGCAGGCAAGCTGCTCGACGCGCACCGCCCCGGCGGCCCGCTGCACTGGTTGCAGAGCGACTGGTACGCGGCGCTCGATCCTGCGCTCGCCTTCGACACGATCGTCAGCAATCCGCCGTACATCGCGCAGCACGATCCGCACCTCACGCAGGGCGACCTGCGTTTCGAGCCGCGCGGCGCACTCACCGACGATGCCGACGGCCTCAGCGCGATCCGCACGATCGTCGCGGGCGCGGGCACTTACCTGAAACCGGGCGGCACGCTCTGGATCGAGCACGGTTACGACCAGGCGGCGGCCGTGCGCGCCGTACTCGCATCGCACGGCTTCGTCGCAGTCGAATCGCTCGCCGATCTGGCCGCAATCGAACGCACGACAGGCGGCCGCCTGCCGGGCTGA
- the prfA gene encoding peptide chain release factor 1, with the protein MKTSMQRKLDQLSTRLAELNDLLSRENVTADLDQYRKLTREHAELGPVVEQYALWRQSRSDETAAQELLGDLSMRDFAEDEIRSARESMTRLETELQKMLLPKDPNDDRNIFLEIRAGTGGDESALFAGDLLRMYLRFAERQRWQVEMMSESASDLGGYKEVIVRIAGQGAYSRLKFESGGHRVQRVPATETQGRIHTSACTVAVMPEADEIGEVEINPADLRIDTFRASGAGGQHINKTDSAVRVTHIPTGIVVECQDDRSQHKNKDRALKVLAARIKDKQYHEQHAKEAATRKSLIGSGDRSERIRTYNFPQGRMTDHRINLTLYRLEAIMDGDLDELISALVSEHQAELLASLGDAD; encoded by the coding sequence ATGAAAACGAGCATGCAACGCAAGCTCGACCAGCTGTCCACACGGCTGGCCGAACTGAACGACCTGCTGAGCCGCGAAAACGTCACGGCCGACCTCGACCAGTACCGCAAGCTGACGCGTGAACATGCGGAACTCGGCCCGGTGGTCGAACAGTACGCGCTGTGGCGCCAGTCGCGCAGCGACGAGACGGCCGCGCAGGAGCTGCTCGGCGATCTGTCGATGCGCGATTTCGCGGAAGACGAAATCCGCAGCGCGCGCGAGAGCATGACCCGCCTCGAGACCGAGCTGCAGAAGATGCTGCTGCCGAAGGATCCGAACGACGACCGCAACATCTTCCTCGAAATCCGTGCGGGCACGGGCGGCGACGAATCCGCGCTGTTCGCCGGCGACCTGCTGCGCATGTACCTGCGCTTCGCGGAACGCCAGCGCTGGCAGGTCGAAATGATGTCGGAGAGCGCATCGGATCTCGGCGGCTACAAGGAAGTGATCGTGCGGATCGCGGGCCAGGGCGCGTATTCGCGCCTGAAGTTCGAATCGGGCGGCCATCGCGTGCAGCGCGTGCCGGCGACCGAGACGCAAGGGCGCATCCACACGTCCGCGTGCACGGTCGCGGTGATGCCGGAAGCCGACGAAATCGGCGAGGTCGAGATCAACCCGGCCGACCTGCGGATCGACACGTTCCGTGCGTCCGGCGCGGGCGGCCAGCACATCAACAAGACCGATTCGGCGGTGCGCGTCACGCACATCCCGACCGGGATCGTCGTCGAGTGCCAGGACGACCGTTCGCAGCACAAGAACAAGGATCGCGCGCTGAAGGTGCTCGCCGCGCGCATCAAGGACAAGCAGTATCACGAGCAGCACGCGAAGGAAGCCGCGACGCGCAAGAGCCTGATCGGCTCCGGCGACCGCTCGGAACGGATCCGCACGTACAACTTCCCGCAGGGCCGGATGACCGACCACCGGATCAACCTGACGCTGTACCGGCTCGAGGCGATCATGGACGGCGACCTCGACGAACTGATCAGCGCGCTGGTCAGCGAGCACCAGGCCGAACTGCTCGCGTCGCTCGGCGACGCCGACTGA
- the hemA gene encoding glutamyl-tRNA reductase — translation MQLLTIGINHHTAPVALRERVAFPLEQIKPALVTFKNVFLGPQAPNTPEAAILSTCNRTELYCATDDRAAREGAVRWLSEYHRIPVDELAPHVYALPQSEAVRHAFRVASGLDSMVLGETQILGQMKDAVRTATEAGALGTYLNQLFQRTFAVAKEVRGTTEIGTQSVSMAAAAVRLAQRIFEKVSDQRVLFIGAGEMIELCATHFAAQGPRELVVANRTAERGQRLAERFSGRAMPLADLPSRMHEFDIIVSCTASTLPIIGLGAVERAVKARRHRPIFMVDLAVPRDIEPEVGKLKDVFLYTVDDLGAIVREGNASRQAAVAQAEAIIETRVQNFMQWLDTRSVVPVIRHMHTQADALRRAEVDKAQKLLARGDDPAAVLEALSQALTNKLIHGPTSALNRVNGADRDSLIDLMRGFYQHAPRSNDQSGH, via the coding sequence ATGCAACTCCTCACGATCGGAATCAATCACCACACTGCGCCTGTCGCCCTGCGCGAACGCGTGGCGTTTCCGCTCGAGCAGATCAAGCCGGCTCTCGTCACGTTCAAGAACGTGTTTCTCGGCCCCCAGGCGCCCAATACGCCCGAAGCGGCGATCCTCTCCACCTGCAACCGCACCGAACTGTATTGCGCGACCGATGATCGCGCCGCACGCGAAGGCGCGGTCCGCTGGCTGTCGGAGTATCACCGGATTCCGGTCGACGAGCTCGCACCGCACGTCTATGCGCTGCCGCAGTCGGAAGCAGTCCGGCACGCGTTCCGCGTCGCATCCGGCCTCGATTCGATGGTGCTGGGCGAAACCCAGATTCTGGGCCAGATGAAGGATGCCGTCCGCACCGCGACGGAAGCCGGCGCGCTCGGCACCTACCTGAACCAGCTGTTCCAGCGCACGTTCGCGGTGGCGAAGGAAGTGCGCGGCACGACCGAAATCGGCACGCAGTCGGTGTCGATGGCCGCCGCCGCGGTGCGCCTCGCGCAGCGGATCTTCGAAAAAGTATCCGATCAGCGCGTGCTGTTTATCGGCGCCGGCGAGATGATCGAGCTGTGCGCGACGCACTTCGCCGCGCAAGGCCCGCGCGAACTCGTCGTCGCGAACCGCACGGCCGAACGCGGCCAGCGCCTTGCCGAACGCTTCAGCGGCCGCGCGATGCCGCTCGCGGATCTGCCGAGCCGCATGCACGAATTCGACATCATCGTGTCGTGCACGGCGTCGACGCTGCCGATCATCGGCCTCGGCGCAGTCGAGCGCGCGGTGAAGGCACGCCGCCACCGGCCGATCTTCATGGTCGACCTCGCGGTGCCGCGCGACATCGAGCCCGAAGTCGGCAAGCTGAAGGACGTGTTCCTCTACACCGTCGACGATCTCGGCGCGATCGTGCGCGAAGGCAACGCATCGCGCCAGGCTGCGGTCGCACAGGCCGAAGCGATCATCGAAACCCGCGTGCAGAATTTCATGCAATGGCTCGACACGCGCAGCGTCGTGCCGGTGATCCGTCACATGCATACGCAGGCCGACGCATTGCGCCGGGCCGAAGTCGACAAGGCGCAGAAGCTGCTCGCGCGCGGCGACGACCCGGCCGCCGTGCTCGAAGCGCTGTCGCAGGCGCTGACCAACAAGCTGATCCACGGCCCGACGAGCGCGCTCAATCGCGTGAACGGCGCCGATCGCGATTCGCTGATCGACCTGATGCGCGGCTTCTACCAGCACGCACCGCGTTCGAACGACCAGTCCGGCCACTAG
- a CDS encoding response regulator transcription factor, with the protein MRIALIDPDARHAALLNRLLFAGGHLCHPFPSSARCLEWLAANTCDMLITSHWAGDQPAEEVIPRAQTILPGLPAIAVMQMPRESEIVSCLHAGADDCLVRPVSGPELLARVNALSRRAGVRRPPARSREKYGEYAFDATHCLVRFGNAIVSLTPKEFRFAQLLFANLSRPVSRAHILETVWARRRDMKSRTLDTHASRLRSKLHLLPERGYRLLPLYGYGYQLDRVPIEPPNSRPRHADARYAASEEITETL; encoded by the coding sequence ATGCGAATCGCTCTGATCGATCCGGACGCGCGCCATGCCGCGCTCCTGAACCGCCTGCTCTTTGCGGGCGGACACCTCTGCCACCCGTTCCCTTCCAGCGCGCGGTGCCTCGAGTGGCTCGCCGCCAACACCTGCGACATGCTGATCACCAGCCACTGGGCCGGCGACCAGCCGGCCGAGGAAGTCATTCCGCGCGCGCAGACGATCCTGCCCGGACTGCCGGCGATCGCCGTGATGCAAATGCCGCGCGAAAGCGAAATCGTATCGTGCCTGCACGCGGGCGCCGACGATTGCCTCGTGCGCCCGGTCAGCGGGCCCGAGCTGCTCGCGCGCGTCAACGCGCTGAGCCGGCGCGCCGGCGTGCGCCGGCCGCCGGCCCGCTCGCGCGAAAAATATGGCGAATACGCTTTCGACGCCACGCACTGCCTCGTTCGCTTCGGCAACGCAATCGTTTCACTCACGCCGAAGGAGTTCCGTTTTGCGCAGTTGCTGTTCGCGAACCTGTCGCGGCCCGTATCGCGCGCCCATATTCTCGAAACGGTGTGGGCGCGCCGCCGCGACATGAAGTCGCGCACGCTCGATACCCACGCGTCCCGGCTGCGCAGCAAGCTGCACCTGCTTCCGGAGCGCGGCTACCGGCTGCTGCCGCTCTACGGCTATGGCTATCAGCTCGACCGCGTGCCGATCGAGCCCCCAAATTCCCGGCCCCGCCACGCGGATGCCCGGTATGCCGCGAGTGAGGAAATCACTGAAACGCTATAA
- a CDS encoding aminopeptidase P family protein, which produces MNARLPEVSPVPARLALLRGAMARENLAAYLVPSADPHLSEYLPERWQARRWLSGFTGSVGTLVVTADFAGLWVDSRYWVQADAELAGTGVQLMKMTGGQQSAPHVDWLAQNVAAGETVGVDGAVLGVAAARGLTGALNARGIALRTDLDLLDAIWPERPGLPGDAVFEHAAPQADTTRASKLAEVRRAMRAQGAQWHFVSTLDDLAWLFNLRGADVNFNPVFVAHAMIGADRATLFVADGKVSPALAASLAQDGVDVRAYDAARAALAALPDGATLLIDPRRVTFGTLEAVPAGVKLVEAVNPSTFAKSRKTSTEIEHVRVTMEHDGAALAEFFAWFEQAVNRETITELTIDEKLTAARARRPGYVSPSFATIAGFNANGAMPHYRATPESHATIAGDGLLLVDSGGQYVTGTTDITRVVPVGTVSDLQRLDFTIVLKSMMALSRARFPRGIRSPMLDAIARAPMWAAGLDYGHGTGHGVGYFLNVHEGPQVISHYAPAEPYTAMEEGMITSIEPGVYRPGKWGIRIENLVVNRAAGQTEFGDFLAFETLTLCPIDTRCVLIEMLHDEERAWLNAYHATVRERVGRHLGGDAKAWLDARTQPI; this is translated from the coding sequence ATGAATGCCCGTCTTCCCGAAGTCTCGCCGGTGCCGGCCCGTCTCGCGCTGCTGCGCGGCGCGATGGCCCGCGAGAACCTGGCCGCCTATCTCGTGCCGTCCGCCGATCCCCATCTGTCCGAATATCTGCCGGAGCGCTGGCAGGCCCGCCGCTGGCTGTCCGGTTTCACGGGCTCGGTCGGCACGCTGGTCGTGACCGCGGATTTCGCGGGGCTGTGGGTCGACAGCCGCTACTGGGTGCAGGCCGACGCCGAACTGGCCGGTACGGGCGTGCAACTGATGAAGATGACGGGCGGGCAGCAGAGCGCGCCGCACGTCGACTGGCTCGCGCAGAACGTGGCGGCGGGTGAGACGGTCGGCGTCGACGGCGCCGTGCTCGGCGTCGCGGCCGCACGCGGGCTGACGGGTGCGTTGAACGCGCGCGGCATCGCGCTGCGCACCGACCTCGATCTGCTCGACGCGATCTGGCCCGAGCGGCCGGGGCTGCCCGGCGACGCGGTGTTCGAGCACGCGGCGCCGCAGGCCGACACGACGCGCGCGAGCAAGCTGGCCGAAGTGCGCCGCGCGATGCGCGCGCAGGGCGCGCAGTGGCATTTCGTCTCGACGCTCGACGACCTCGCATGGCTGTTCAACCTGCGCGGCGCCGACGTCAACTTCAATCCCGTATTCGTTGCGCACGCAATGATCGGCGCCGATCGCGCGACGCTGTTCGTCGCCGACGGCAAGGTGTCGCCGGCACTGGCCGCGTCCCTTGCGCAGGACGGCGTCGACGTCCGTGCCTACGACGCCGCGCGTGCCGCGCTCGCGGCACTGCCCGACGGCGCGACGCTGCTGATCGACCCGCGCCGCGTGACGTTCGGCACGCTCGAGGCCGTGCCGGCCGGCGTGAAGCTCGTCGAGGCCGTGAATCCGTCGACGTTCGCGAAGTCGCGCAAGACATCCACCGAGATCGAGCACGTGCGCGTGACGATGGAGCACGACGGCGCCGCGCTCGCGGAATTCTTCGCCTGGTTCGAACAGGCCGTGAACCGCGAGACGATCACCGAGCTGACGATCGACGAGAAACTCACCGCCGCACGCGCGCGGCGCCCCGGCTACGTGTCGCCGAGCTTCGCGACGATCGCGGGCTTCAACGCGAACGGCGCGATGCCGCATTACCGCGCGACGCCGGAGTCGCATGCGACGATCGCCGGCGACGGGCTGCTGCTGGTCGATTCGGGCGGCCAGTACGTGACGGGCACGACCGACATCACGCGCGTCGTGCCGGTCGGCACCGTCAGCGATCTGCAGCGGCTCGATTTCACGATCGTGCTGAAATCGATGATGGCGCTGTCGCGTGCCCGTTTCCCGCGCGGCATCCGCTCGCCGATGCTCGACGCGATCGCGCGCGCGCCGATGTGGGCGGCCGGGCTCGACTACGGCCACGGTACGGGGCACGGCGTCGGCTACTTCCTGAACGTGCACGAAGGCCCGCAGGTGATCTCGCACTACGCGCCGGCCGAGCCTTACACGGCGATGGAAGAGGGCATGATCACGTCGATCGAGCCGGGCGTGTACCGCCCCGGCAAGTGGGGCATCCGGATCGAGAACCTGGTCGTGAACCGCGCGGCCGGGCAGACCGAGTTCGGCGATTTCCTCGCGTTCGAGACGCTGACGCTGTGCCCGATCGACACGCGCTGCGTGCTGATCGAGATGCTGCATGACGAAGAACGCGCATGGCTGAACGCGTATCACGCAACGGTGCGCGAGCGCGTCGGTCGCCATCTGGGCGGCGATGCCAAGGCGTGGCTCGACGCGCGCACGCAGCCGATCTGA